The genome window ACTTAAGCCCCAGAAGGTCAaccataaacatgtacatgtcagGTGGTAGGAAAATGGggatatgttatattttatttactttcaaCACGATAAAACTCTAAAATGCAATCATCATTTGTGACTTCAGAAAGGTTAGGGTCCGGATAGATATAAACCGTGATTTATACACGCCTTTGACCTCTAACCAGTTTAAACAAACTGAACTAGAGGCAGATTTTGCACGAAAAAAGTCCACCTCAAGTGGTTTGGAAGTTTTCTGTGGTGATTTACGACATAATTTGACTATGGCCTGaaggtggggttgcaaaatccgcCCAGCTCCGaatatttttctcattttttgttatctttttttttattagcgTTCTATGTACGTGGACACACATTTTAACATGATTAATAAAGTAAGATAAAGACCATTGCTTCCTCTCcgactttttttttcaaaatgtgattaTTTTCAAATGTAATTCTATCAACCAGAATCGTTCTTGAAAATGTAAGCAGTCTGGAAAGAAAATAACGCTCGCAAATTAcgatatttgatacacacaatattttacggcaatgtTTGAACAAGAGGTTTCAAATACTCACTCTGTGGACATacaccagcatgatttgctcatattagccacaGGGATCTGGCACGGGAAATTGTCTAcatagcatatttttcgtaaatttcccgttTCATCAGGCCATAACTTGGTCAATATTTTGCCAACTTTGTTCATTAAGCACTcattggaaagataaattattattctttaaggtaagatatgcgTCAATGGTGAATACAGTtcgtttattaataaaatcacgGTTTAAGAAAATAAGTCCGTTTATTTCGGCCGCCGAATTCATACCCTTgacactataatatatatatgtatgctgTTGGTTTAAAAAATCGTGTTAGGTCCCTGTGATCCAGATGAACGCATATTTATAAGCTgatgtttttttatcataaacCTGTTTTGGGGATAACTTCATACCCCAGTATTTCATTTCAGCAGTATACTTTACACACTCAAACGATTACCAAATACAGACATGATACTGtgttgttgttatatttcgCGGATGTAAAATTTCGCGACTTACTGTTTTGAACTGATTATTGGGGGGTTATTTTCCCGAATTATCTTTCAAGCCTTTTAAAGCGTCATTCTTATTactttattacaaaatgtacgtgAAAGcatgaatttgataaatttcgcAAAGTACTTAATTTCGCGAATTCTGATGGATCCGCAAATTTAGCGAAATCAAACACGCCGCGAATAATAACAATTATACAGTTTTTAAACACAATGATGAGGTATCTTGAAACAGACTTATCTGCAGAAGAAAATACACAACTGGTGATAAAGGAGACTGGACTACATAgcttcaatttaaaataaaataatttgatctAGTTGAATTTTATGAATACATTCAGAAAAGTGatacaatgaaaaatatttatgtgtTCAATCGAATGCTTTACAAAGTGTATGATGCAGAAATTCTATCCTCGTATAAATGAATAACTAGGTTTCAGGGGTTTTCGAGGGCATGATGACACAGATATCCCATCCAACGAGTTAGTGTTAGATTATATTCTACAGGATGAAATGGCATAGTGGAAATGTCTATATGCTCTTGAAGTGATGTATTAACTTAAGTGATTATTATGTCGCCATTTTCGTAGACATTTTTAGAGAAATATTTCATCAGATAACATATTctcatatatattgtataagatTTCCCTTAAAGGGGAGGGGTatgatgaaaatatcacgcaaatGCATTTTTGTTGAAATGTCTGCAGTTGTGAAATAGATTATCTACAAGGGATATCAGCACACTCGAAACAGGTAAATGAACGTGTCCATGTAAATAGCTTAAACTTATTAGATTTTTGAAGAGGAGAGGGAATGATTGGCGACGGCAATAACACTATATGCGGACTACCTGTAATCCATACTTACATTGCACTAAAGTAATACCCTCCCCAGAAATATACATTAGTTCGAAATATAATGTTGTACCAAATGCTTCGTAATTCTAACATCTTAAAATGTTATTGAACACTTCAGTTATAATTAAATTCTATCAATTCAACTTATCGATCGGGACACTTAGAGCAATATAGCAAAGTGCAGGTAATCctagacaaaaatattaatttacgAACTTAAGGAACGTTACCATTGGAAAAATCAGAACCAAAAAGACACATCATTCAACATAATAATAGTCCAAGATTCACTGACTATTATTTGGTGTGCATTAGGAAATTTGTGGTTTCGAACATTATCTATCATTGCAGGCCCAGTATGTAAGGGATAGTCGGACGTGCCTAATAAGATGTCACAAAAAACGACGACCAGGGTTTGACGAGTAGATAGACATTTAAGTATTGCACGGAGAAAAGAAATGCGtcatgatatttttaattttattttttattcatttttttaaaacatgccGTTTTCTCCTCTACTCCTAACGAAAAGTAAAAGCACCATGATGAGCTGTATgagaatataataaaataatttcataaatcTATCACATTACCTTATCATAGCAGTCTAACtctaatgtattgttttattgtattgtaGGATAACAATACTACCGGAGCTACTTTTGTAATTAATAGAACTACTACTTTTACATAGTACACATGATTTTACAAatctatttacaatgtattaggtaaatacactgtacattgtTTAGGCACACAAGGGAAGAATATGAGAATAACGTTTGctaacaatatatatttgtaaagtTATGCTTAGTAATCTCATTGTCCGTTTACGTAATGTATTTacatatcatgatttttttttatttctatgttgCTGATATGTGTTcatgtatacagtgtattaCATAATTAGAATAAGTTCTAAAACTTGCGGATATAGAAAGAAATCTAAACTTTGATTGGCTATCGGTTTTACGTCTTCGTCGTAATGTCTTGGGGGGAAGCACCCGATTTCCCATTACGTTTTGAGAGCAATCTTTGTAATATACCTTGTAGTTCTGTTATCTGTACAGATTcgattatatattcatatatatttaatgtcaataacattttgttgaaattgattatatccacattattttttttattttgatcagACACAAAATTTGAACCAGTGGGTGTCGCCGTTGCAACGTAGAACGCTGCCTCTTCCGAACCATCCGGGTCTACTCTAGCTGATATTTCTCCCCGAAAGTCCTTACTATACAGGTTGCAATTGTGTTTGTATTAGATATTGGTTAAACAagtttgagtttgaataacgactTAGGAATCGTATTGGTATTCACTATTTACAGGTATACAATCGGAAATAGTGTAATTACTGTTTAAATCAAAGACAATAGGATATATCAAACCACCTTTTAAAAAGTAAACACGTCACACAGTTGTTAGtttaaacaatacatgtagttaatataatataataagtatACGGTGCAACATAAACATGTTAGAATTGGAAATAAGCACAACCTACTTGCACGAATCCGTCCCCATACAgactgccctccaaaagttctaTGTTAAAATTTGCTGGCAATTTATCATTGagaatacttaaaaaaaaaacaatttattagaAAAGATAGATAAGtggataaataatatataatgatgCCTGTTTTAAAAGgtttacatatttctgtacttcgtgtatatttgtaaaactgcACGAGTTACAGAACGTTTGGAGGGCAGTGACATATAAACAGGTGTCCCGTCTGTGATACTGAAGACAACGTTAACTACATCCTCGatctccaggggttacgatcatAACCCTGACCGTAACCAATGGAGATCGCGGAAGCTTAAACTGAAGCCTGAAATATCATTCATATATAAAATGGATGGAAAAGATAATACATTAATTCGAGGCGAAAATCCGAAATGTATGGAAAACAATTTCAGTATTTCCAATATTGTAATTTCTTTAATTAAGAACTAACAAATACACAGATTTGTACAGAAATTCTATAAACAGTATATGGATGCCAGGTAGGAGCAGTGTGGAGAGTCTTAAAATCCAAGTGAACACATTCACCATAGACTGGCCACAGGACCTCAAATTGTTGATAAAACTTTCTCAGCAGAATTCTTTACTAGATTGTCTCCCCCTAGACTGGCCACAAGACCccaagttgttgataagactttctcagcagatttttttactagattatctccccctagtttgaaacttcgaatcagacatgtagtagAGTCAAAAttatcaagccaaattttagtgatttttccCCTTCattattctagagactggtggccagtctacattcacccctgaaactTCTTAATGAGCTGTTTTGGTCCTTGATTTAGAGTAGAGTCTAAATATCAACAGTAACAGAAATAAGACGAGAGAGACGGAATTAATTACTTCGCATGAATGTAAATAATGACACAAAGGCATGTATATTACAAAGATAGATAAGAAACATCAATAATACAGAAATGCTTAAACCAACACACAAAACTCTCATGAAATATCatatatcacatacatgtacaagtgtGCATGATATTCCTAATAAACTGAGTTACTTTTTATAAACCAACTAACACGACTAGAccattttaataaattatgaCAATCATATTTTTCCCTGACCTAGAAATAAGATTTATAATTGGCTTTGACGTTTCAGATGTTTGGTTCTTACACACGTTTACGTGATGGTTTTATTcgctttacaaaatattgacacCTGTTTCTTTTATATTTCTAGTTCTTAGGTCGCCTTTTAGCTATCCTGGTAAATAATTTGCGGGTCtgaaaaaacaattaaatagtTTGAAAATGGAAAATAGTCTGATTATATTTTCCTTCGTCTTGATTTGAGGTTTAATATtcctaaaatattttcataacagTGGTTGATTTTCTTGTTATATGATACCGCATTTATTTCTATAAAACTGGCAATGTAATCTCCGCTGATGACCACCTTTACCTATCTTTTATGATGCTAAGAGAACAACAATTTGGCATTGAATACTGCTTTTAGTTTATTACCTAGGGCACTGCACTGATTTTACCCTTGCAGAGCCAAAGTTGAGACAtcgatttcatttttataattttcgaAAGAGATTATCTTTCATTTCAGCGTGATTACACAAGATAAACgaataaaatcaaaatgaccGAAAAAGggcatttattttcattatgcTATATTATGATTTAAGAAATCAATTAGattggtttattttatatttataaaagtcTTTTGGTTAGTGTAATCTTTAAATGATTTGATGGGTAGGGGATTATAACAGTACTCCTCATGAACGTACTCTATATACAACCAAAAGTGAATTGACTATATCGACTTTTAAATGCAACATTGCCAATGTAAATAAAACGATGCTTTTACGTCATCATCTACTGCATTCATCCCTAAAAGTGGTTAAAAAACGTTATTTTATGACTGAAAGAATTAACAAGTCCGCGACCAGACCAACGCGGGTTATAGTAATACTATGGAATGTCACTGTCGTTATGTACTAAATAAACAATCGCGTATTCTAATAAGACTACCCATTATACTGTCAATCGGACTGTACACAACACCCCCGACCTTTCGTACCAATCCACCAGACAACGTAAACTTGACCATTGAACAATTTCCATTTGCTAAACAATCAACGATAACATTTATCTGTAAGTTTCTTGTAAATATGTGTACGTACGTAGTGAACAACAGATTTACGCTAACGGTTCACACTGCATGAGTATACCTGACGGAAGTTGATCGCTCATGATTGCTCTGTTTGTTCCGTAATATCACGTAAGATATTATGTATTTGTTCGTGGATAAGTTCCATCCCACTAcggataaaacaaacaaaatattcgTCACAAATCTCGGAACTGACACACCTCGCGAAAAGTCTTGTTAACTTGATGCAGActatctgaaaataaaaacaacgtAGTAAACCAATAAAACCCCCGTTTACCGTCTTATTTTCAGTAACTGAACTTTGgttcatttgattttaaatacttGATACCTGTTGCTTAATCGCAGAATATCGCcaaataatttttgaaataaagtTACAAGATGACAAATCTTGGAACGTATGGTACCCGTCAAATGATAACGGCTTTCCTGTGACGGATTTACGACATTGATATATCGATAGGCTCGCTATTATTAGCCGATATATGCAAATGTGTAggcacatgtatataaactgGTAAAACAATTATATCTAATTTAAATATTACGTATCGAATTTCACCAGTATAAAATAAGTTCTCAGACGAACAGATTCATTTCTTCTTTTGTAAATGGTTAACAGCACTTCATTGGTTGTATACTTGAAATACATTTTGGTGAACATTTGGTTTTAAACGTCGGGAAGTTTAATATAATTTGACGGAAACAAAAAGTTTTAAAGTAGTCAGCTGATTTTAAACAAGCTACGAAATGCGTGCCAGAATTTTAAGAGCGCTTCTACAGTTTATAATGTACTTAATGCTGAGGAACAATTTCTTTTCTCTTGGGGCATACGTTTGTCCAAGTAAGTGCCGATGTCATTTCAACGTCACTGTTTCATGTGACGCTGGCATGCAAACCATTCCAATAGACATTTCGGAGCTCACCAAATCGCTACATCTAGCAGGGAATGTAACATTACACAACagtttcaaacatgttcagtCATCCGATCTACCCAACATGACAGACCTGCGTCATTTTACATTCAGTTTTAATGAAATAGAGATCATAGAGAATTTGGCGTTTAGTAACTTCAAGGAACTTCGACAACTGAGACTAAAccataacaaaataaaacaaatcggACCGGAGACATTCAGCGGACTTTCAAAGTTGGAAGTTTTAGACTTATCTGGAAATtcagatatgaaaatatttgacggAACATTCAGGAACCTTCATGCACTTCGAGAATTGTATTTAGGAGAAATCAACTTGCATGAATTAAACATCGATGTTTTCGACGGTTTACGTGCTTTAAACGTCCTAGACATACATAGTAATTCAATCAAAAATATAGGAAAGCAGCACATTGATCTATTTCCAGCGTTGAATGTATTGGATATTTCTTCAAATTCGCTGACAACAGTGGACGAAAAAGTCTTGGAGttcatttcaaaattacaaacaattTACATCAGCCATAATTTATGGAATTGCAATTGCCAGATGAAAGATTTGAAGAAATCCCAGGCGCTCAGTAACATAACGAATGCGATCATTTGTGCTGGTCCAAGTCCGCTCGAATATATACCGTTATCACAGGTCCGTGACTCTGATTTAAAATGCCTGCCACCAAAAATAATCGATTGCAGTTCTTTTTCACCACGACTGACGACCGGAACCGGAAATGGACTTGAAATATCATGCAATATATCTGGAGATCCTTTCCCATATGTGAAATGGAAATCTCCGCAAGGTAACATGTTCATTCCTCACAACTCTACGGTAGGTTCATCTTCTGTATATGAAAACGGATCATTATACATCTCTTCAGCATCACCAGCAGAAAGTGGCGATTGGACATTGACAGTCTGGAACAGCGAAGGCATGTCAGagaaacatttcaaaattgatattcaaGCAGGTGTACCAACAGTGGGTTCAACAACTACATCTGCATTACCAATGCCTTCGAAATCATCCATGGTGTTTGCGAGGACAAATCCGGGACAAATTCCGACTACATCAAAGCCAGTAAATTCCCAAACACCTCAGCACCAAAGACTGGCCAACCTTGACAACCAGTCTAACCAGGGAACAACAGAACAGGGTTGGGGATACACAGGTATAATAGTGGCGTCTGTAATAGGTGGCTGTAGTTTGATTGCCATACCAACACTCCTTATACTTCTGTTTAAATGTATCTCAGCCAAGAAAAAAGTTGATCCAGCCTTCACCAAAGATACGAGCTCTCATCCCAATATGCGTCTGGAGTTTGTTTAATTAAGTATCGttattttgtttgtatgttttataatttattttgaaaccGCTGAGCTACGTAATCATGTATCCAAAGAACATTTTTCTAACAAGCATGTTTtgaatatgtttatatgttttaaccatttttcaatattgCGTTAATCACATTTTCGCGATCATAACAATGACCAACGAAATCTCCAAAATACAATCCCCGCGAAAACAATCTACTATATGTGTATGCATAATACAGATGGGTTTTGAATCAATTTTAAACCCTTTTCTGTGACTACATTAACATtgtgtaattgttttgtttgtttttttcctcgatttattattttatgtacataAAGTCATCATGACTTGTACGAAAATTTTAATCAAGTCCAATCTGAAACATTGTTCAATTGATCAAATATATGTAaagatttacatatttttcagtTAGATTGACCTTTTCGCTTTTGTATACAAATATGCATAATATCATAAAGAATATATGGAACTATTTATTGTCGTGACCTTTTTgcattgttgttttgtttatttaggTATACCTGTAACATAATTGTTCAGTCTTTTTTGAATTTatgaattttatatgtaaaataaatattggtgTTCCTATAATCTTGAGTTGTTCTTCATTTCAAAGGTAATTCCTTcgcccctgaaatttcataatggagaAGCGTAGTCATTGATTTAGAACTGTCAAAATGCACTGCCCTCCAAAAATTTTGTTACACATGCATTTTTGCAAAAACACATTAAGTACAGAATGTATAGAAATACGTAAACCTTGATAATATAGGCATCAgcatatattatttatcaacttaTTCACCTTCTCTATCTCATTTATTGCATTTTCGAGAGTTTTCTTAGAAATAAATTGTCAGcaaattttaacatatgtaaCAGAACTCTTGGAGGGCAATGTCTTCAGGGGAGAATTAGTTGAGAGTTGAGCATAGTCCATTACTCTTGACCTATATGTGTTTTGGGAAGATCGTGATGGCAGAGGGGTTTTGTCCGACAAactaccacaagccctccaactTTGGGTCGCGCTGTTGAATttcatgtgggacagttgccaagTTCTAACGGATGTTCGAGGGTTTTTGCTCCAGGTATTTGCCCACGCAAGAGGAATTTCTGAAATGAATATCAGTATACTTTAACGTTATTTAAGCGGTATGACTATAGATGCGTTTCCATGTAAGAATCGTACAAGTAAGCAAACAGTGCTTTCCAGTATACCTCATCTTTGTCATTAGGAATTTTGAGAACAGTCTACGAGTTTGTTGTAGTAAAACAATACCAGCATTCATGCGATCTAAAATTACTTTGTAAGGAATCATCTATAATCTTtgtaaaaaaattgaaagtGTTATCATTTATGAATTTGTAGAGAATGCTGCAAAATAAACTATGCTAAAGTTTAACCCCAAATCTCTTGAACGATTACAAAATATCAGCAATGAAGGGTAAGACATTACATCAAACGAAAAAGAAATATCAACTCAAAGTG of Argopecten irradians isolate NY chromosome 7, Ai_NY, whole genome shotgun sequence contains these proteins:
- the LOC138327708 gene encoding leucine-rich repeat-containing protein 24-like translates to MRARILRALLQFIMYLMLRNNFFSLGAYVCPSKCRCHFNVTVSCDAGMQTIPIDISELTKSLHLAGNVTLHNSFKHVQSSDLPNMTDLRHFTFSFNEIEIIENLAFSNFKELRQLRLNHNKIKQIGPETFSGLSKLEVLDLSGNSDMKIFDGTFRNLHALRELYLGEINLHELNIDVFDGLRALNVLDIHSNSIKNIGKQHIDLFPALNVLDISSNSLTTVDEKVLEFISKLQTIYISHNLWNCNCQMKDLKKSQALSNITNAIICAGPSPLEYIPLSQVRDSDLKCLPPKIIDCSSFSPRLTTGTGNGLEISCNISGDPFPYVKWKSPQGNMFIPHNSTVGSSSVYENGSLYISSASPAESGDWTLTVWNSEGMSEKHFKIDIQAGVPTVGSTTTSALPMPSKSSMVFARTNPGQIPTTSKPVNSQTPQHQRLANLDNQSNQGTTEQGWGYTGIIVASVIGGCSLIAIPTLLILLFKCISAKKKVDPAFTKDTSSHPNMRLEFV